Proteins found in one Lutimonas zeaxanthinifaciens genomic segment:
- a CDS encoding translation initiation factor: MAKKKFKDLSDLGGFVFSTNQDEDFSDYAEETEENIAPEDQSLEAHFSNKGRGGKTVTIITGFRGTETELKGLAKLLKTKCSVGGSVKDGEILIQGNHRDKIMAILKKEGYQVKRVGG, encoded by the coding sequence ATGGCTAAAAAGAAATTTAAGGACCTATCAGATCTTGGAGGATTTGTTTTTTCAACCAACCAGGATGAAGATTTTTCAGATTACGCAGAAGAAACTGAAGAAAACATTGCTCCCGAAGACCAAAGCCTGGAAGCGCATTTTTCGAATAAAGGAAGAGGAGGTAAAACGGTAACAATAATTACAGGTTTCAGAGGAACGGAAACTGAGTTGAAAGGACTTGCCAAACTCTTAAAAACCAAATGCAGTGTTGGCGGGAGTGTAAAGGATGGAGAAATCTTAATACAGGGAAATCATCGGGATAAAATTATGGCTATTCTTAAAAAAGAAGGCTATCAGGTGAAACGTGTCGGAGGCTGA
- a CDS encoding DUF6452 family protein gives MKFRLKVFFVLMLMLVNFGCERDEICLEEITPKLILRFYNENNTNELKRVQGLIVNIEGIEGDYEDESITVFTDSIAVPLRVTDNSTKIILNLSGDADQGIEDNRDTLSVIYSQEDIFISRACGYKTVYNEAQAMLVDDQENWIKGIEISKEPLQIIDENRAHVKIYH, from the coding sequence ATGAAATTTAGATTAAAAGTTTTTTTTGTGCTCATGCTGATGCTGGTCAATTTTGGTTGCGAAAGAGATGAGATTTGTCTAGAAGAAATAACTCCAAAACTGATCCTTAGATTTTACAATGAGAATAATACAAATGAATTGAAAAGAGTTCAGGGCTTAATTGTTAATATTGAGGGGATTGAAGGTGATTATGAAGATGAATCCATTACCGTCTTTACAGATTCAATTGCTGTACCTTTAAGGGTTACGGATAACAGTACTAAAATCATATTAAACCTTTCAGGAGACGCGGATCAGGGGATCGAAGATAATCGGGATACATTATCTGTTATTTATTCTCAGGAAGATATTTTTATCTCAAGAGCCTGTGGCTACAAGACCGTATATAATGAAGCACAAGCTATGTTAGTAGATGACCAGGAAAATTGGATTAAAGGAATTGAAATTAGTAAGGAACCACTTCAAATAATCGATGAAAATAGGGCTCATGTTAAGATTTACCATTAG
- a CDS encoding nucleoside phosphorylase, with product MRIIGPSELILNPDGSIYHINLKPEHIAPNIIFVGDQNRVEKVSKHFDHIEFSTQKREFKSVVGSLNNKRFTVISTGIGPDNIDIVLNEIDALVNIDLENRTVKPDLTSLNIVRMGTSGSFQNDIPVDSIVLGKYGLGFDGVLHSYNTSNLFETELENAFIEHTSYSEFKSRPYIVKNSGALEKTLDSEEVFAGITATAIGFYGPQGRVLRLGVQDKNLNEKIQSFNFKNLRVTNLEMETSVIYGLSKLLGHKAVSMNAIIANRANLTFSKDPYKAVEKMIKYSLQKLSE from the coding sequence ATGCGAATCATTGGCCCTTCTGAACTTATCCTAAACCCGGATGGCAGCATCTATCACATTAATTTAAAACCAGAGCATATAGCTCCGAATATTATTTTTGTCGGAGATCAGAATCGGGTAGAGAAAGTTAGCAAGCATTTTGATCATATCGAATTCTCGACGCAAAAGAGAGAGTTCAAATCGGTGGTTGGATCCCTGAACAATAAAAGGTTTACAGTAATTTCTACGGGTATTGGGCCGGATAATATTGATATCGTTCTCAATGAAATAGATGCTTTGGTCAATATAGATCTGGAAAACCGAACCGTCAAACCCGATTTGACCAGCCTGAATATTGTTAGAATGGGTACTTCAGGATCATTTCAAAATGATATTCCTGTAGATTCCATTGTTTTAGGAAAATACGGACTTGGATTTGATGGAGTACTGCATTCGTATAATACAAGTAATTTGTTTGAGACTGAACTGGAAAATGCGTTCATTGAACATACCTCCTACTCAGAATTCAAGTCTCGTCCCTATATCGTCAAAAATAGTGGAGCACTTGAAAAAACCTTAGATTCAGAGGAGGTTTTTGCAGGGATTACGGCTACGGCCATAGGGTTTTACGGGCCTCAGGGAAGAGTCTTAAGACTGGGGGTTCAAGACAAGAATTTAAACGAAAAAATTCAGTCCTTTAATTTCAAAAATCTTAGGGTGACAAATTTAGAAATGGAAACCTCCGTGATATACGGACTGTCTAAATTACTGGGCCATAAAGCGGTTTCAATGAATGCTATCATTGCTAACAGAGCTAATCTCACCTTTAGTAAAGATCCCTATAAGGCGGTCGAAAAAATGATCAAATATTCTCTTCAAAAGCTGTCAGAATAA
- the purH gene encoding bifunctional phosphoribosylaminoimidazolecarboxamide formyltransferase/IMP cyclohydrolase encodes MSDIKKVKSALISVFHKDGLEPIVKQLNSLGVTLYSTGGTEKFIKDLGIEVIAVEDLTSYPSILGGRVKTLHPKVFGGILGRRENEGDLSQLESYDIPEIDIVIVDLYPFEKTVASGASEQDIIEKIDIGGISLIRAAAKNFKDVICVSSMNQYDEFLELISKDQGRIGLDDRKKFASKAFSVSSHYDTAIFKYLNAEGGETEFRESFNQATPLRYGENPHQKGYFFGDLEGLFDKLHGKELSYNNLLDVDAAVNLMNEFQGEPPTFAILKHNNACGLAQRETIEEAYKDALAGDPVSAFGGILISNTKINVAAAEEIHKLFCEVVIAPSFEDEALSVLKGKKNRILLIQKELTLPSMNYRTALNGVLSQEKDNKTDQEADLKNVTVLKPSESETSDLLFASKICKHTKSNTIVLVKNKQLFASGTGQTSRVDALNQAIAKAKHFNFDLNGSVMASDAFFPFPDCVEIADKAGITAVIQPGGSIKDQLSIDYCNENKMSMVTTGTRHFKH; translated from the coding sequence ATGAGCGACATAAAAAAAGTAAAATCCGCACTTATTTCCGTATTCCATAAAGACGGCCTGGAACCTATTGTTAAACAATTGAATTCTTTAGGAGTCACGCTATATTCAACAGGTGGAACGGAAAAATTCATTAAGGATCTGGGAATTGAGGTAATAGCTGTTGAAGATCTAACAAGTTATCCCTCAATTTTAGGTGGAAGAGTAAAAACATTACATCCAAAAGTGTTCGGGGGAATTTTGGGAAGAAGAGAAAATGAAGGAGACCTGTCTCAACTGGAGTCTTATGATATTCCCGAAATTGACATTGTAATAGTAGATCTTTATCCTTTTGAAAAAACTGTTGCCAGCGGAGCTTCCGAACAAGACATCATAGAAAAAATTGACATTGGCGGAATTTCTTTAATTCGGGCAGCAGCTAAAAATTTTAAAGATGTTATCTGCGTGTCCAGCATGAATCAATATGATGAATTCCTGGAGCTTATATCTAAAGACCAAGGAAGGATTGGCCTGGATGATCGCAAGAAATTTGCTTCAAAGGCGTTCTCAGTTTCCAGCCATTATGATACTGCCATTTTTAAATATCTCAATGCTGAAGGTGGTGAAACTGAGTTTCGGGAAAGTTTTAATCAGGCAACCCCATTAAGGTATGGGGAGAATCCACATCAAAAAGGATATTTCTTTGGAGATTTAGAAGGGCTCTTTGACAAGTTACACGGAAAGGAGTTGTCTTATAACAATCTTTTGGATGTTGACGCCGCAGTTAATTTGATGAATGAATTTCAGGGTGAACCCCCTACGTTTGCCATTCTCAAACACAATAATGCCTGCGGACTGGCTCAAAGAGAAACCATTGAAGAAGCTTATAAAGATGCCTTGGCAGGGGATCCCGTTTCTGCTTTTGGTGGAATTCTGATTTCAAATACAAAGATCAATGTAGCTGCCGCTGAAGAAATCCATAAGTTATTCTGTGAAGTTGTAATCGCCCCTTCTTTTGAAGATGAGGCCCTATCCGTTTTAAAGGGTAAAAAGAACAGAATACTCTTGATTCAAAAGGAGCTTACGCTTCCATCAATGAATTACCGTACTGCCCTCAATGGTGTTCTTTCTCAGGAAAAAGATAACAAAACTGATCAGGAAGCTGACCTTAAAAACGTTACTGTACTCAAACCATCGGAATCAGAGACCAGTGATTTATTGTTTGCATCAAAAATTTGTAAACACACAAAATCGAATACGATCGTTTTGGTTAAGAACAAGCAGCTTTTTGCTAGTGGAACAGGTCAGACTTCAAGGGTAGATGCTCTAAATCAAGCCATAGCAAAAGCAAAACATTTTAATTTTGATCTTAACGGATCTGTAATGGCCAGTGATGCGTTCTTCCCTTTCCCTGATTGTGTGGAAATAGCAGATAAAGCAGGTATTACCGCGGTTATTCAACCCGGAGGATCCATTAAAGATCAACTGTCGATTGATTACTGTAACGAAAACAAAATGTCGATGGTGACCACGGGCACAAGACATTTTAAACACTAA
- a CDS encoding GAF domain-containing protein, which produces MTLTEKITKIINGNLGVEQKLKEICLLLQSSFDHFHWVGFYFVNGTKKELKLSEFAGKPTEHTHIPFGKGICGQVALSNENFVVQDVQEQDNYISCGIDVKSEIVVPIFQNGKNIGQIDIDSHDLSPFSEKDERLLEYVCKEVARLDLDPIINQDPSEIV; this is translated from the coding sequence ATGACTTTGACGGAGAAAATAACTAAAATAATTAACGGTAACTTAGGTGTTGAACAAAAACTAAAGGAGATCTGTCTTCTGTTGCAAAGCAGTTTTGATCATTTCCATTGGGTTGGGTTCTACTTTGTCAATGGTACAAAAAAGGAACTAAAACTTTCTGAATTTGCCGGAAAACCAACGGAGCACACCCATATCCCCTTTGGTAAAGGAATTTGTGGTCAGGTAGCTCTGAGCAATGAAAATTTTGTAGTTCAGGATGTGCAGGAACAGGACAATTATATTTCATGCGGAATCGATGTAAAATCTGAAATCGTTGTTCCCATTTTTCAAAATGGAAAAAATATAGGTCAGATTGATATTGACTCTCACGATCTGTCACCATTTTCAGAAAAGGATGAAAGATTGCTCGAATATGTCTGTAAAGAAGTTGCAAGGCTGGACCTTGATCCAATCATCAACCAGGATCCATCCGAAATCGTATGA
- a CDS encoding MFS transporter yields MKSISLGSINRDPDFLPKEREEFSIKIKIVAKDVTLGLRSNWRQFFLLVIVTAFVGGMVGLERTILPQIAEEKFNLQVKTAILSFIVIFGISKAITNYFTGALANRIGRRNLLILGWIIAVPIPFILIYASSWAFIVFANLLLGINQGLTWSSAVVMKIDLVGEKNRGLAMGLNEAAGYISVGVVAFLTGWIASNYGLIPYPFYLGIILSLLGLCFSVFFIRDTRHHVLKESVDNSKRLLKNIFWETTWTNKNLGSISQAGLVNNLNDGMVWGIFPILLASLNFDLEQIGIIVSVYPAVWGIGQLVTGKLADILPKREMMFWGMLLQGISLIFMLFSVEFYQFILLSSVLGIGTALVYPTFLVGIAAYTNPVQRAESIGVFRLWRDLGYAIGAILTGIIADAFGISYSIFFIAVLTVISSLIIRFRMDPG; encoded by the coding sequence ATGAAAAGCATATCTTTGGGATCAATTAACAGGGACCCTGATTTTTTACCTAAAGAAAGGGAAGAATTTTCCATAAAAATTAAAATAGTGGCAAAAGACGTAACACTGGGATTAAGATCGAACTGGAGACAGTTTTTTTTACTTGTTATTGTAACTGCTTTTGTAGGAGGAATGGTTGGACTGGAGCGAACCATTTTACCTCAAATAGCGGAAGAGAAATTTAATTTACAGGTAAAAACGGCCATACTTTCATTCATCGTTATTTTCGGTATTTCAAAAGCGATTACAAATTATTTTACGGGAGCCCTGGCCAATAGAATAGGGAGAAGAAATCTGTTGATTCTTGGCTGGATCATTGCGGTCCCCATTCCGTTTATTTTAATTTATGCTTCGAGTTGGGCTTTTATCGTTTTTGCCAATTTATTGCTTGGGATAAACCAAGGACTCACCTGGTCGAGTGCTGTAGTTATGAAAATTGATTTGGTAGGTGAAAAAAACAGGGGTCTGGCCATGGGCCTTAATGAAGCAGCCGGATATATTTCTGTTGGTGTAGTTGCTTTTTTAACGGGATGGATCGCCTCCAATTACGGGTTGATCCCCTATCCGTTTTATCTGGGAATCATTTTATCTCTTTTGGGGCTGTGTTTTTCTGTTTTTTTTATACGCGATACCAGGCATCACGTGTTAAAGGAATCTGTGGATAACTCAAAACGCCTGCTCAAAAACATTTTTTGGGAAACTACCTGGACGAACAAGAATTTAGGTTCTATATCACAAGCCGGACTGGTCAATAATTTGAATGACGGCATGGTCTGGGGAATTTTTCCTATTCTTCTTGCTTCCCTGAATTTTGATTTGGAGCAAATTGGGATCATTGTATCCGTTTATCCTGCCGTTTGGGGGATTGGCCAACTGGTTACCGGAAAACTGGCAGATATCCTTCCCAAAAGGGAAATGATGTTTTGGGGAATGCTGTTACAGGGTATCTCGCTGATTTTTATGCTCTTTTCCGTTGAATTTTATCAGTTCATCCTCTTGTCTTCAGTTTTAGGAATAGGTACGGCTTTGGTCTATCCGACTTTTTTAGTGGGAATTGCCGCTTATACCAATCCCGTTCAAAGAGCAGAAAGTATTGGGGTTTTTAGACTTTGGAGGGATCTGGGTTATGCTATTGGCGCTATTTTGACCGGTATAATAGCGGATGCATTCGGAATCAGTTATTCGATATTTTTTATCGCTGTTTTAACGGTAATTTCATCCCTGATCATACGATTTCGGATGGATCCTGGTTGA
- the xrtF gene encoding exosortase family protein XrtF produces the protein MQKNKAIIVFLVKFFTTYFILFGVYSLYLNQTQQKTEVFVCSPITGKVAQHVLKVSEMLGYEAEIEQHSEELSIKFILNGNYVVRIVEGCSSISIIILFLSFIFAFSGSLWNTIWFGVLGSVLIYVVNILRIIAISLLYQKFPEYQRIIHDLLFPAIIYGLTFILWITWVKVYSNLNKTNK, from the coding sequence TTGCAGAAGAATAAAGCTATAATTGTTTTTTTAGTAAAATTTTTTACGACTTATTTCATCCTATTTGGGGTTTATTCTTTATACCTGAATCAGACTCAGCAGAAAACGGAGGTATTTGTTTGTTCTCCGATTACGGGAAAAGTTGCACAACATGTCCTAAAGGTTTCGGAAATGCTCGGTTATGAGGCTGAAATCGAACAGCATTCAGAGGAGCTTTCGATTAAGTTTATCTTGAATGGAAACTATGTTGTGCGAATCGTTGAAGGATGCTCCTCCATAAGTATCATTATTCTTTTTCTATCGTTTATATTTGCCTTCTCGGGAAGTTTATGGAATACGATTTGGTTCGGTGTATTAGGAAGTGTATTGATATATGTTGTGAATATTTTAAGAATCATTGCAATTAGTTTGTTATACCAAAAGTTTCCTGAATACCAGCGAATTATACACGACCTACTGTTTCCCGCTATCATTTATGGGTTGACTTTTATTTTGTGGATCACCTGGGTAAAGGTTTATTCGAATTTAAATAAAACGAATAAATGA
- a CDS encoding DUF6048 family protein — protein sequence MLRFTISILILFTCQMATAQLGKQAQDTATYKDRYGLRVGIDIVRPVYSLFDEDQKGFEIVGDYRVHKRFYAATELGYREHTRQEDFFNFSTKGQYVKLGVDYNAYKNWLGMENMIVVGLRYGFSTFSQTVNEYTINADPFLPERTGPGMTYDGLTGHWAELVLGLKVEVLHNVFLGVSFRGNTLLSSKQPENFKNLYIPGFERVFVNNNGFSFNYTISYLIPFYRK from the coding sequence ATGTTAAGATTTACCATTAGCATTTTAATTCTGTTTACTTGTCAGATGGCGACTGCCCAGCTCGGAAAGCAGGCACAGGATACCGCAACCTATAAGGACAGATACGGGTTAAGAGTCGGAATAGATATCGTAAGACCCGTTTACTCCTTGTTCGATGAAGATCAAAAAGGGTTTGAAATCGTTGGAGACTACAGGGTTCACAAACGATTTTATGCGGCTACTGAACTGGGTTACAGAGAACATACAAGGCAGGAAGATTTCTTTAATTTTTCAACAAAGGGCCAGTATGTAAAATTAGGAGTGGATTATAACGCCTATAAGAACTGGCTTGGAATGGAAAACATGATCGTTGTGGGATTGCGATATGGCTTTAGTACCTTTAGCCAAACCGTCAATGAGTATACAATAAATGCAGATCCCTTTTTACCTGAACGCACTGGCCCGGGAATGACTTATGACGGTTTAACCGGACATTGGGCTGAATTGGTATTGGGATTGAAAGTAGAAGTACTCCACAATGTATTTCTCGGTGTTTCATTCAGAGGAAACACACTATTGTCATCCAAGCAACCTGAAAATTTTAAAAACCTTTACATTCCGGGTTTTGAAAGAGTTTTTGTCAATAACAACGGTTTTAGCTTTAACTATACCATTTCTTATTTGATCCCGTTTTACAGAAAATAG
- a CDS encoding heavy metal-binding domain-containing protein → MNKVVKLGFVLMVFGICLVSCADSKKGNDAKDLEVSKDQIENDKDAEIKDHGYEIAMGSYQCPMKCEGEKSYKKEGACPVCKMDLKKVEPEPGKADTSTSEAKEESSE, encoded by the coding sequence ATGAATAAAGTAGTAAAATTAGGTTTTGTTCTGATGGTTTTCGGAATCTGTCTCGTCTCATGTGCAGACTCCAAAAAAGGAAATGATGCCAAAGATTTGGAAGTTTCCAAGGATCAGATTGAGAATGATAAGGATGCTGAAATTAAAGATCATGGTTATGAAATTGCCATGGGGTCATATCAATGTCCCATGAAATGTGAAGGCGAAAAATCCTACAAGAAAGAAGGAGCTTGCCCTGTTTGCAAGATGGATTTGAAAAAGGTTGAGCCGGAACCAGGAAAAGCCGACACAAGTACTTCAGAAGCCAAAGAAGAAAGTTCTGAATAA
- a CDS encoding rod shape-determining protein, whose protein sequence is MGFFDFMTEDIAIDLGTANTLIIHKGKVVVDSPSIVAMDRTSNKIIAIGKRANLMQGKTHENIKTIRPLKDGVIADFEASEQMIREFIKNIPTIKKRFFRPSLRMVICIPSGITEVEKRAVRDSAEQMNAKDIYLIYEPMAAAIGIGIDIMMPKGNMIIDIGGGTTEIAVIALSGIVCDKSVKVAGDVFTSDIAMYLRTQHNLYIGETTAEKIKIQIGAATEELDTPPDDISIQGRDLLSGKPKQIELSYREIAKALEKSILRIEDAVMETLSQTPPELAADIYNTGIYLAGGGSMLRGLDRRLSRKTDLPVYVAEDPLRAVVRGTGIALKDIEKYKSVLMK, encoded by the coding sequence ATGGGTTTTTTTGACTTTATGACCGAAGACATTGCCATTGATCTGGGTACGGCAAATACTTTAATCATACACAAAGGAAAAGTTGTCGTGGACAGTCCTTCGATAGTCGCTATGGACAGAACGAGCAACAAAATCATCGCTATCGGAAAGCGAGCTAATTTAATGCAAGGAAAAACTCATGAGAATATTAAAACCATCCGACCGCTTAAGGATGGGGTCATAGCAGATTTTGAAGCTTCTGAACAAATGATCCGGGAGTTCATCAAAAATATTCCAACAATCAAAAAACGTTTTTTCAGGCCCTCACTAAGGATGGTTATTTGTATTCCTTCAGGGATTACCGAAGTTGAAAAAAGAGCTGTTAGGGATTCTGCGGAACAAATGAACGCAAAAGACATCTACCTTATTTATGAACCCATGGCTGCTGCAATTGGTATTGGTATTGATATCATGATGCCTAAAGGAAACATGATTATTGATATAGGGGGTGGAACAACTGAAATTGCTGTTATCGCGTTGAGTGGTATCGTTTGTGACAAATCTGTAAAAGTGGCGGGTGATGTCTTTACAAGTGATATCGCCATGTATCTGAGAACGCAACACAATTTATACATCGGAGAAACTACCGCGGAAAAGATTAAAATTCAAATCGGAGCCGCGACCGAGGAACTGGATACTCCGCCGGATGATATTTCCATTCAGGGCCGGGACTTACTAAGCGGTAAACCAAAACAGATCGAATTGTCCTACCGGGAAATAGCGAAAGCGCTTGAAAAATCAATCTTAAGAATTGAAGATGCAGTTATGGAAACCCTGTCGCAAACACCTCCGGAACTTGCTGCGGATATCTATAATACAGGAATTTACCTTGCCGGGGGCGGATCAATGTTAAGAGGTCTTGACAGAAGGTTATCGCGCAAGACTGATCTTCCCGTATACGTTGCTGAGGATCCTTTAAGAGCGGTTGTAAGAGGTACCGGAATAGCGTTAAAGGATATTGAGAAATACAAAAGTGTTTTAATGAAGTAG
- a CDS encoding exosortase F system-associated membrane protein, whose protein sequence is MNKKVKIAFIIVLFFALVLVRAFENILFYDPFIAYFKDGYLYDPIPVFSGSKLLLSLCFRYGLNMMISLLIIYVAFQNKGFLIFSLKFYIIAFFVLTITFLIILRGELAHGYLFAFYVRRFLIHPLFVLLLLPAFYYKQLTVKEII, encoded by the coding sequence ATGAACAAAAAAGTTAAAATAGCATTTATTATTGTCTTGTTTTTTGCGCTGGTTCTGGTAAGGGCATTTGAAAATATTTTGTTTTATGACCCTTTTATTGCTTATTTTAAAGATGGTTATCTCTATGACCCGATTCCGGTTTTTAGCGGATCAAAATTATTACTTTCACTATGCTTTCGTTATGGTCTGAATATGATGATCTCACTCCTGATCATTTATGTGGCTTTTCAAAACAAGGGATTTTTAATTTTCTCTTTAAAATTCTATATCATTGCTTTTTTTGTTCTGACCATCACGTTTTTAATAATTTTAAGAGGAGAGCTGGCTCATGGATATTTGTTTGCCTTTTATGTTAGGCGATTCTTAATCCATCCTTTATTCGTGCTGCTGCTGCTGCCGGCTTTTTATTATAAGCAGTTAACAGTAAAGGAGATTATTTAA
- a CDS encoding CTP synthase: MPNTKYIFVTGGVSSSLGKGIIAASLAKLLQSSGFSVTIQKLDPYINVDPGTLNPYEHGECFVTNDGAETDLDLGHYERFLNIPTSQANNVTTGRIYQTVINKERKGDYLGKTVQIIPHITNEIKRRVKILGQTGEYDIVITEIGGTVGDIESLPYVEAVRQLKWDMGKHNAIVIHLTLIPYLAAAKELKTKPTQHSVKELMQSGVSPDVLVCRTEHHISKDIKRKLALFCNVDEEAIIESIDADTIYDVPNLMLSEGLHEVVLKKLGMEASKKPVLTRWNEFLKNYKYPEGTVSIGLVGKYIELQDAYKSILEALDHAGANNKLKVNIVPIHSENITSKNASEKLKGLQGLVVAPGFGDRGIEGKIAAVQYVRENNIPFLGICLGMQMAVIEYARNVLKLKNANSTEMSLNTPYPVIDIMEDQKMVTEKGGTMRLGAWDCKLNKDSKVFKIYGEEMISERHRHRYEYNNDYLEMLTSAGLIPTGLNPKTGLVEIVEIPEHKWFIGVQYHPEYKSTVLNPHPLFVAFVKACSEN, from the coding sequence ATGCCAAATACCAAGTATATTTTTGTTACTGGAGGAGTTAGTTCGTCTCTTGGAAAAGGAATAATTGCTGCCTCTTTAGCAAAACTATTACAATCAAGCGGATTTTCAGTAACCATTCAAAAACTCGATCCATACATTAACGTCGATCCGGGTACTCTAAATCCTTATGAACACGGAGAGTGTTTTGTAACAAACGATGGGGCTGAAACTGATCTGGATCTTGGGCATTATGAAAGATTCTTGAATATTCCTACTTCACAGGCCAATAATGTGACCACAGGAAGGATTTATCAAACGGTTATTAATAAAGAAAGAAAGGGTGATTATCTGGGTAAAACAGTTCAAATCATACCTCATATAACCAATGAAATAAAACGAAGAGTCAAGATTCTGGGCCAGACCGGTGAGTATGATATTGTAATTACTGAAATTGGTGGTACGGTTGGTGATATTGAATCATTGCCTTATGTAGAAGCTGTAAGACAATTAAAATGGGACATGGGCAAGCACAACGCCATAGTGATCCACCTTACCCTTATCCCTTATTTAGCAGCCGCTAAGGAATTAAAAACAAAACCGACCCAGCATTCTGTAAAAGAGTTGATGCAAAGCGGGGTAAGTCCCGACGTATTGGTATGCAGGACGGAACATCATATTAGTAAGGATATAAAAAGAAAGTTAGCATTATTCTGCAATGTGGATGAAGAGGCTATTATTGAATCGATTGATGCGGACACTATTTATGATGTACCGAATTTAATGTTAAGTGAAGGATTGCATGAAGTAGTCTTGAAAAAGCTGGGGATGGAAGCTTCTAAAAAACCGGTTTTAACAAGATGGAATGAATTCCTTAAAAACTACAAATATCCTGAAGGAACTGTAAGCATTGGACTTGTAGGGAAATATATTGAATTACAGGATGCTTATAAGTCCATTTTAGAAGCATTGGATCATGCAGGAGCTAATAACAAACTCAAAGTAAATATCGTACCCATTCATTCTGAGAACATCACTTCAAAAAATGCTTCTGAAAAACTTAAGGGGCTTCAGGGCTTGGTGGTTGCTCCTGGTTTTGGTGATCGAGGAATCGAAGGTAAAATAGCCGCGGTTCAGTATGTAAGAGAAAATAATATTCCATTTCTGGGTATCTGCTTGGGTATGCAAATGGCTGTTATCGAATACGCGCGAAATGTGCTTAAACTGAAAAATGCCAATTCTACGGAGATGAGCCTGAATACACCCTATCCGGTAATTGATATTATGGAAGATCAGAAAATGGTTACCGAAAAAGGGGGAACCATGCGATTGGGAGCCTGGGATTGTAAGTTGAATAAGGATTCAAAAGTCTTCAAAATATATGGCGAGGAAATGATCAGTGAAAGACACAGACACAGATATGAATACAACAATGATTATCTTGAAATGCTAACTTCTGCAGGGCTGATACCAACAGGATTAAATCCGAAAACAGGTTTGGTGGAAATCGTGGAAATCCCGGAACACAAGTGGTTTATAGGGGTTCAATATCATCCGGAATACAAGAGTACAGTTTTAAATCCCCATCCTCTTTTTGTTGCCTTTGTAAAGGCCTGTTCAGAAAACTAA